The following proteins are encoded in a genomic region of Caldilineales bacterium:
- the lysS gene encoding homocitrate synthase: MSLENYHIIESTLREGEQFIGAQFSSDDKVRIARALDEFGVEYLELTSPLASPGSLADLRTITGLGLRARILTHIRCHKHDADIALETGVDGVDVVIGTSSQLRQFSHGKSIDEIIDLAAEVLVWIRQQAPDIELRFSTEDSFRSEEKELLRVYLAVDKLGVVNRLGIADTVGIATPSQVGRLVSTLRRLTTADMEFHGHNDSGCAVANAFAALEGGATHIDTSILGIGERNGITPLGALVARMMTWNPEQTRRKYRLEKLRDLELMLADLVGVDIPFNNPITGFSAFTHKAGIHAKAILNAPETYEALNPADFGLGRYISIAHRLTGWNAVKSRADQLGLALSDDRIKTLTQHIKTLADEKALSLDDVDELLLHWAGQE, encoded by the coding sequence ATGTCCCTGGAAAACTACCACATCATCGAATCCACCCTGCGCGAGGGTGAGCAGTTCATCGGGGCGCAGTTCAGCAGCGACGACAAAGTGCGCATCGCCCGCGCCCTCGATGAGTTCGGCGTCGAGTATCTGGAACTGACTTCGCCGCTGGCCTCGCCCGGCAGTCTGGCCGACCTGCGCACCATCACCGGGCTGGGCCTGCGGGCGCGCATCCTCACCCACATCCGCTGCCACAAGCACGACGCCGACATCGCCCTCGAAACGGGCGTAGACGGCGTCGATGTCGTCATCGGCACCTCCTCGCAACTGCGGCAGTTCAGCCACGGCAAGAGCATCGACGAGATCATCGATCTCGCCGCTGAGGTGCTGGTCTGGATCCGCCAGCAAGCGCCCGACATCGAGCTGCGCTTCAGCACCGAAGACTCGTTCCGCAGCGAGGAGAAGGAACTGCTGCGCGTCTATCTGGCCGTGGACAAGCTGGGGGTGGTCAATCGCCTGGGCATCGCCGACACGGTGGGGATTGCCACGCCGTCGCAAGTGGGGCGGCTGGTGAGCACGCTGCGCCGTCTGACCACCGCCGACATGGAATTCCACGGCCACAACGATTCCGGCTGCGCCGTGGCCAACGCCTTTGCGGCGTTGGAGGGCGGGGCCACGCACATCGACACCTCCATCCTGGGCATCGGCGAACGCAACGGCATCACGCCGCTGGGCGCGCTCGTGGCCCGGATGATGACCTGGAACCCCGAACAAACTCGGCGGAAGTACCGGCTGGAAAAGCTGCGCGACCTGGAGCTGATGTTGGCCGACCTGGTGGGGGTCGATATCCCCTTCAACAACCCCATCACCGGCTTTTCGGCCTTCACGCACAAGGCCGGCATCCACGCCAAAGCCATCCTCAACGCGCCGGAAACCTACGAGGCTCTGAACCCTGCCGACTTCGGCCTCGGCCGCTATATTTCCATCGCCCACCGGCTCACCGGCTGGAACGCCGTCAAATCCCGCGCCGACCAGCTCGGCCTGGCCCTGAGCGACGACCGCATCAAGACCCTCACCCAGCACATCAAAACCCTGGCCGACGAAAAAGCCCTCTCGCTAGACGATGTCGACGAGCTGCTTCTGCACTGGGCCGGGCAGGAGTAG
- a CDS encoding aspartate aminotransferase family protein, producing the protein MSDHPQSPISNNQSPITNLQSPITHLESLHTSGVYPKRPLAIVRGQGARLWDADGREYIDCVGGQGAANLGHAHPAIVAAISEQAARLISCPEIFYNDRRAELLAALTTAAPDGLSRAFLCNSGAEAVEAAIKFARLGTGRRQIIATMRGFHGRTLGALSATWEPKYRQPFEPLLPDFCHVPFNDLAALEQAIGPDTAAVIIEIVQGEGGVRPADAAYLAGAGALCRERGALLVVDEVQTGFGRTGKLFACEHFGLEPDLLAVAKSMAGGLPMGACLIGSRVGELERMSHGSTFGGNPLACAAALAALQVLRDERLPERAAELGDYLLARLRAIPSPMIREVRGLGLLVGVDLKMKVTPVLQALQGRGVLALPAGSTVLRLLPPLVITREEIDLVVEAIAATTTAF; encoded by the coding sequence ATGAGCGACCATCCCCAATCTCCAATCTCCAATAACCAATCTCCAATAACCAATCTCCAATCCCCAATAACCCATCTCGAATCCCTCCACACCTCCGGCGTCTACCCCAAACGGCCCCTCGCCATCGTGCGCGGGCAGGGGGCGCGGCTGTGGGACGCGGATGGGCGGGAGTACATCGATTGTGTGGGCGGGCAGGGGGCGGCCAACCTGGGCCATGCCCACCCGGCCATCGTCGCCGCCATCTCTGAGCAAGCCGCCCGGCTCATCTCCTGCCCGGAGATCTTCTACAACGACCGCCGGGCCGAGTTGCTGGCGGCTCTGACCACCGCCGCGCCGGACGGACTCAGCCGGGCGTTCTTGTGCAATTCCGGCGCCGAGGCCGTCGAAGCGGCGATCAAGTTCGCCCGCCTGGGCACCGGACGCCGGCAGATCATCGCCACCATGCGCGGGTTCCATGGCCGCACGCTGGGCGCGCTCTCGGCCACGTGGGAGCCGAAATACCGCCAGCCGTTCGAGCCGCTGCTGCCCGACTTCTGCCATGTCCCGTTCAACGACCTGGCCGCCCTAGAGCAGGCCATTGGCCCGGACACCGCTGCCGTCATCATCGAGATCGTGCAGGGCGAGGGCGGCGTGCGCCCGGCGGATGCAGCCTATCTGGCCGGGGCGGGGGCGCTATGCCGCGAGCGGGGGGCGCTGCTGGTCGTGGACGAGGTGCAGACAGGTTTCGGGCGCACGGGCAAGCTCTTCGCCTGCGAGCATTTCGGCCTGGAACCCGACCTGCTGGCCGTGGCGAAGTCGATGGCGGGCGGCCTGCCCATGGGCGCCTGCCTGATTGGCTCTCGCGTCGGCGAGCTGGAGCGCATGAGCCACGGCAGCACCTTTGGCGGCAATCCACTGGCCTGCGCCGCCGCCCTGGCCGCGCTGCAAGTGCTGCGCGACGAACGCCTGCCGGAACGGGCGGCGGAGCTTGGCGATTACCTGCTGGCCCGTCTGCGCGCCATTCCCTCGCCGATGATCCGCGAGGTGCGCGGGTTGGGCTTGCTGGTCGGGGTCGATCTGAAGATGAAGGTCACGCCCGTGCTGCAAGCCCTGCAAGGCCGCGGCGTCCTGGCCCTGCCCGCCGGCTCGACCGTCCTCCGCCTGCTGCCGCCGCTCGTCATCACGCGCGAGGAAATCGATCTCGTCGTCGAAGCGATCGCTGCAACAACTACTGCTTTTTAA